In Candidatus Hinthialibacter antarcticus, the DNA window ACAAATCCATCTTGCAGGAAGAAGTACAAAAATCGTTCGGCGTCCTGCCAGCCTATCGGGTGATTTCCGCCGAAGGGCCTGACCACGATAAATTATTCGTCGTCGAAGTTTTCGTCCGCGACAAACGCATTGGACGCGGCGAAGGCAAGAGCAAAAAACTCGCGGAACGCGCCGCCGCCTCCAACGCGCTCAATGAACTGGGCGTTCAGGAAACCGCATAAATGAAAGTGCTGCCGCTTTACATGCCCTTTCAAGGCTGCGGCCACCAATGCGTATACTGCAACCAGCCGCTCATCGTCGGTTCCGAAGACGAGCAGGACTGCTGGGATGAACGCCTGCAATCTTTGCATCAAACCGACGATGAATACGAAATCGCTTTCTACGGCGGCACCTTCAGCGCCCTGCCCCGCGAGACCATGCAGTCTTGCCTGGAACGCGCCCGCCCCTATCTCGATTCAAACCACGCCAGCGGCGTACGCATCTCGACCCGCCCCGACCGGGTGGACAGCGACACGCTTATTTTTCTTTGGGAACGCGGCGTACGCACCATTGAACTGGGCGTCGAATCGTTTGACGACCGGGTCTTGCAAAAGAGCGGACGCGGTCACAACGCCCAGACGGCGCGCGACGCCTGCCGCCGCGTGAAAGAACACGGCTTTCAATTGGGCGTCCACCTTATGACCGGCCTGCCCGCGCAAAGTGAAGCCTCCTGGCGGGAAACGGTCGGCGAGGCGATCGAACTGCGCCCCCATCTGGCGCGCATCGCCCCCACGCTAGTCATCAAAAACACGCCGCTGCACCGCCTATATGAACGCGGCGCCTATCAACCGCAAACGCTCGACGACGCGCTTGCGCAATGCGCATTCGGCTATGTCCAATTGCGCCGCGCGGGGACCGTCATCGCCCGCATCGGCCTGGGCGTGTCAGACGCAAGCGGCGACGGGACCGACAAAATCGTCGCCGGGCCGTGGAGCCACGCTCTGCGCCACGACGTCGAATCGCTGCTGGCGGGCGAGACCATCGAACGCGCCATGCGTTTGTATGGCGCAACTCAAATCATCATTCACCCAAAAGATTATTCCATCGTCGCCGGGACGAAAAAATGCAACCTGCTTCGCTGGGCGCGACAATGGGGCGACGCCGTGGAAATTTTGCGCGGCCCTCAAGTCGAGCGCCATACGTTTCAAATCAACGGGCGTTCGCAGCCGCTGTTTTGGAGTAACGATGACTGATAGGGGGCGCATCCTCGGATTGGATTTAGGCAGCAAGCGCGTCGGCGTCGCTCTATCGGACGCGCTACGCATCACTGCGCAGCCGTTTGACACGCTCGAGTTTTCCAGCGTCAAAAAACTGATTGAAGACGTGCTCGCCATCATTGAGCGTGAATCCGTCTGTGAAGTGGTGGTGGGGCTGCCTAAAAAATTGAGCGGGGCGCATGG includes these proteins:
- a CDS encoding radical SAM protein is translated as MKVLPLYMPFQGCGHQCVYCNQPLIVGSEDEQDCWDERLQSLHQTDDEYEIAFYGGTFSALPRETMQSCLERARPYLDSNHASGVRISTRPDRVDSDTLIFLWERGVRTIELGVESFDDRVLQKSGRGHNAQTARDACRRVKEHGFQLGVHLMTGLPAQSEASWRETVGEAIELRPHLARIAPTLVIKNTPLHRLYERGAYQPQTLDDALAQCAFGYVQLRRAGTVIARIGLGVSDASGDGTDKIVAGPWSHALRHDVESLLAGETIERAMRLYGATQIIIHPKDYSIVAGTKKCNLLRWARQWGDAVEILRGPQVERHTFQINGRSQPLFWSNDD
- the ruvX gene encoding Holliday junction resolvase RuvX, coding for MTDRGRILGLDLGSKRVGVALSDALRITAQPFDTLEFSSVKKLIEDVLAIIERESVCEVVVGLPKKLSGAHGDKAVEAKAFAKQLRETVGVPVHLWDERFSTHAAQRALLEGNVRRKKRKQVIDKTAAAWILQGYLDSKSMG